One region of Oxalobacteraceae bacterium OTU3CAMAD1 genomic DNA includes:
- a CDS encoding molybdopterin oxidoreductase family protein — protein MITTQVRAVCPHDCPDTCALLVTVEDGVATAVKGDPDHPTTAGVLCTKVARYTERTYHAERLLHPLRRIGKKGEGKFERISWDEALATIAARLKPIAARAPEAILPYSYCGTMGLLQGESMSSRFFNKVGASLLDRTVCATAGATGYKYTIGASVGTDMEQFQNAKLIIIWGGNPIASNLHFWTRAQEAKRNGAKLIAIDPYRSLTAEKCHQHIAPLPGTDAALALGLMHVLIAEDLLDHDYIAQHTLGFEQLKARVAEWTPERVAETCGITAAEVVDLARLYGGAAKAGEPVAIRVNYGVQRVRGGGTAVRNIACLPALVGAWRHAAGGIQLSSSGSFPSNKVALQRPDLLKSMPRTINMTTIGDDLLRPASPEFGPAVEAVIVYNSNPVAIAPDSSKVAAGFAREDLFTVVLEHFQTDTVDYADIVLPATTQLEHVDTHTSFGHLYMMANNAAIAPLGESKPNTEIFRLLAAAMGFDDPCFRDSDDELASIAFNTKDVRAVHFDWESLKLKGWQKLNMPEAPFAQGGFTTPSGKCEFYSAAMEADGLDPLPTYLPPYESVASNPQLAKKYPLAMISPPARNFLNSTFVNVKSLRSAEGEPHLDIHPDDAAKRGIFDADMVRIHNDRGSFIAKARVTDKARPGLVVGLSVWWKKLAKDGKNANEVTSQRLTDMGRAPTFYDTLVEIERVVA, from the coding sequence CACCCGCTGCGCCGGATCGGCAAGAAGGGCGAGGGCAAGTTCGAGCGCATCAGCTGGGACGAGGCGCTGGCGACCATCGCCGCCAGGCTGAAGCCGATCGCCGCGCGCGCGCCGGAAGCGATCCTGCCGTACAGCTACTGCGGCACCATGGGCCTGCTGCAGGGCGAGTCGATGTCCTCGCGCTTCTTCAACAAGGTCGGCGCCTCGCTGCTGGACCGCACCGTCTGCGCGACCGCCGGCGCGACCGGCTACAAGTACACGATAGGCGCGTCGGTCGGCACCGACATGGAGCAGTTCCAGAACGCCAAGCTGATCATCATCTGGGGCGGCAATCCGATCGCCTCCAACCTGCACTTCTGGACGCGCGCGCAGGAGGCCAAGCGCAACGGCGCCAAGCTGATCGCCATCGACCCGTACCGCTCGCTGACGGCCGAGAAATGCCACCAGCACATCGCGCCGCTGCCGGGCACCGACGCCGCGCTGGCGCTGGGCCTGATGCACGTGCTGATCGCCGAGGACTTGCTCGATCATGACTACATCGCGCAGCATACGCTCGGCTTCGAGCAGCTCAAAGCGCGCGTGGCTGAATGGACGCCGGAACGCGTCGCCGAGACCTGCGGCATCACCGCCGCCGAGGTGGTCGACCTGGCGCGCCTGTACGGCGGCGCGGCCAAGGCCGGCGAGCCGGTGGCGATCCGCGTCAACTACGGCGTGCAGCGCGTGCGAGGTGGCGGCACCGCCGTGCGTAACATCGCCTGCCTGCCGGCGCTGGTGGGCGCCTGGCGCCACGCGGCCGGCGGCATCCAGCTGTCGTCGAGCGGCTCTTTCCCGTCCAACAAGGTGGCGCTGCAGCGGCCCGACCTGCTCAAGTCCATGCCGCGCACCATCAACATGACCACCATCGGCGACGACCTGCTGCGCCCGGCTTCGCCGGAGTTCGGGCCTGCCGTGGAGGCCGTCATCGTCTACAACTCCAACCCGGTGGCGATCGCGCCGGATTCGTCGAAGGTGGCGGCGGGCTTCGCGCGCGAGGACCTGTTCACGGTCGTGCTCGAGCACTTCCAGACCGACACCGTCGACTACGCAGACATCGTGCTGCCCGCCACCACGCAGCTCGAACATGTGGACACGCACACCTCGTTCGGCCACCTGTACATGATGGCCAACAACGCCGCGATCGCGCCGCTGGGCGAGTCCAAGCCCAACACCGAGATCTTCCGTCTGCTGGCGGCTGCCATGGGCTTCGACGATCCCTGCTTCCGCGACAGCGACGACGAGCTGGCATCGATCGCCTTCAACACCAAGGACGTGCGCGCCGTGCACTTCGACTGGGAGTCGTTGAAACTGAAGGGCTGGCAAAAGCTCAACATGCCGGAGGCCCCGTTCGCACAGGGCGGCTTTACGACGCCGTCCGGCAAGTGCGAGTTCTATTCCGCCGCGATGGAGGCCGACGGACTCGATCCGTTGCCGACTTATCTACCTCCGTACGAATCTGTTGCTAGCAACCCTCAACTTGCGAAAAAATATCCGCTGGCGATGATCTCTCCGCCGGCGCGAAACTTTTTGAATTCGACATTTGTAAACGTCAAGAGTTTGCGCTCCGCGGAGGGCGAACCGCACCTCGACATCCACCCCGACGATGCGGCAAAACGCGGCATTTTCGACGCCGATATGGTGCGCATCCACAATGACAGAGGCAGTTTTATCGCCAAAGCGCGCGTGACGGACAAGGCCCGTCCGGGCCTGGTTGTCGGTTTGTCAGTGTGGTGGAAGAAGCTAGCAAAGGATGGTAAGAACGCCAATGAGGTCACCAGCCAACGCCTCACCGACATGGGCCGCGCACCGACTTTTTACGATACACTCGTAGAGATTGAAAGAGTCGTTGCTTGA